The following nucleotide sequence is from Osmia lignaria lignaria isolate PbOS001 chromosome 16, iyOsmLign1, whole genome shotgun sequence.
ttaatttttcttGATATATAATCTATCGCATGGTACAGAAACTAACGAAGggtttttcatttccttttatctATTTTCTTGTAGCGTTAGTCTGTCTCTCGAAGAGAAGAGGAAAACGGAAAGCAtacatacaatataatataatatatacacgCATAATCAAAACACAAAGAGAAGAAACGCTATACGCGTGTTCCGACTGAACAAAGCTCGAAAGCCACAGTACGAAATATAATACTATaatgagagagaaaagaaaatataaaaagactGCTCTCGCCGGCAAAAGCATCATTGTCCCATGGAAATAGATTTAGAAACACCAAAACATATACACCACGCGTCGCGAAACATCTTTGTTCCTTCTTTAAACTTTCTTTCTCcttccatttcattttttcccTTTTGTTCTGTATTTCTCCATTGTATGCAGATCCACGTCCGAAGGTTTACGAACGAAACAAGAGATTAGAAGTGGCTAACTATATCGTGGAATTACGATGATtattattcaaatgaaaaatatctcAGGATATTGTACTCCTTCATTGTCCCTCAGTTTTTCTCCGCAACGTTTCACGCGTTAAATCTACAGCTTTGACAGcgctacatttattaacgattgGGTAAAAGGAGCATCTAAGTAACCATGaggtatataatatattatgatTATGAATTATTGAACATTGtatcaaattttatattcaCTTCTTGTGGTTGACAATAAACTGGTTTTATAAAAAACAATAGAGGACTTTCATACAAATTTTGTCGACGTTTCGCTTGTGGTCGCTTTGCGTATGTTACAAGGtatcttatatatttttcaattattgtcTAATTTTGTAGGATCAATCATTTTGGATAACCCCAAGGATCTTTCTTCTGATCCATCAAAACTAGGGATGATTCACAGATTTTTTTGAACACTTCCCGTAGCCTCCCCTTTTGGAATACCTGAAATAGATCAATAGAATTAATAGTTTGATCATAATCACGATGATACAATTACATCTAAAGTCTAATTACTTTGTAAAGTTGATATTGTTCGGAGGCAAGAATATCTGCTAGCTGAATGCATCCAGCGTGCTCGTTCATTTCAGACATTACAGAATGCAAAAGGAGGGTAATTTTTGGTATACAAAGCTCTCGTAATTTTTCCATTTGTCGTtcgcgtgatatttcttctGGTGTACATGGTTCGTCACCATTGTTATTTGAATCGACGAGCCAACCACCGTCCGGAAATAGTAATACGTTATACAACAACTGTTTAACTGCCTGTAAAAagagtattatttaaaattactatTCATTGTAAACCGACCATCTTTTTACAAACCTTTGTATGATGTTGCATCGTAGTTTTCCACCTTTCCATTTCAGCGTTGTATTGCGCTTGCTTATGTTCGTATGCAACCTTTTCTGTGAACGTGGCATATGGTGGTAATTCTTCTAAAGGGGTAGGTTTACCGTGATGGTAATGAGAGAACCATTCGGCAAAGCCTTCTTGCGCATCcaagtatattttataacacaGGTACTCTCGAATCGATGAAGACGCCCTTCTTGATAGATTATTCGTTATCGTAAGGTTCGTCAGTGTGCCTTCCATAGTTGGATATTCAGCCACGATAGATTCTATGGTGTCCGCTGGGATCTTATTGAAAGCTTTCCGCGCAGCGtcaattctttcattcttcaaaAAGTATCTAATGAGAGCATTAGTTTGCCATAATGCTTCTTCCCGCTGGCTTCGATAAAATATTAACCAGTCTAAGGCGTTAATCTTTTCTATATCCGCATCGGTTATGGCGCCTTTTAAGTCTGCACTATCGATATCTACATCTTTGCTACGTATTCTTTCTACTACTAATTTCGTGATCGCTTCCACATTTAAATTAGCATCCTCCGCCGCGGTCAAGCATTTCTTTCGTTGCTCGTAATCTTTTATAGTCTCCAAGTAGCTTGCGTAATTCGTTATCTGAGCCTCTTGCGGCAACATAGCTGTGTAGAAAGCGATCAAAATCGGATCGTCCATTTCGATTAAAACTCGAACGTACGACAGCAAAACTTTATCCCCAACTTTATCGTTTGTATTTTTACCAATTTGTCGGAAAAAGAATATCAAATGTCCTAAGAATCTTAAAAAGTGAGGATCACAGTTCTTCGTGTCTATCATGGTTTCTATCTCTTCCATTAATTTCGGTATCTGATctaatatcaaatatttctgAATCAGATGATCGGGCTTGTTTGACTGAGTACGAATGATTGGATTTTTCGATGCGTGCAACTCTTTAAACACATCTTCCAAATACATTTCATTCTTCCAATACTCCTCTGGCATGTCCGTGAAACTTTTTGCTACTAAATCCCTCATATCTCTTTCGACCTTAATATCTAATAATGCTTTCATGTAAGCCCATAACGCGTCTTGCCACGAAGATGCAACTTGAAGCATTTGTTGAACGTTTCCGCAAAGACTAGCGTAAATAGAGCGATAAAATTGACCTgaatataatagaaattttattatatacatacataaatacatttcacttatatatttaaaacaaacgGCTATTACCTACGCGTTTATCCTGGCACAGTTCCCACGCGCATAGCTTCCAGAGACTTCTATTAGGATTTCCTTCAATTGGTAATTTGGTATCAGATAATGGATTCAGATAATTAGGATCATGGTTAGGTATCCATCCTAAAAGACAGGCAGCTCTCCAAGGCTGCCCACAGTGTTCCGCTAATGCCTGTGCTTTTTGAAGACGACCGCAACGCACctgttacataaaaatatatatttcccaTCTTATAGTCTgctataaaattgtttaattatctTTAATACAAAACTCTGTATACCTCTATAAACATTCTTTTTTCGAGTCTTGCATCGTCTTCCCTATCCAGATCATGGAGAGGTTTACCCTCTCTTATCGGAGCATCTGGGTCTAGGGATGATACTAATGGTCTAGACGAACGAAATGGAATCTGATCTTTATCTTTATATGTAAGTAACTGTCTGACTGTATTCTCCCATGCTAGAGTTTTGTCTGTAAACTGTTCTGTGGTTGGATATTTATCCGCATCATCTAATGCATTCTTTTCCAACCAATCAATTATCAACTGATATTCTCTAATGTAACTTTCAGTCTTGAATAAATTATCTATTACAACTTTTTCAGATATGTAAGTATTATTTTCTTCTGAATCGTCCTCCATTGCAGTAGTGAAATTTATACTATTTATTCGATTTTgatataaacaataaataagtCTCCATGTATTTCTTTCATTCTGCAAGGAAATCTCTTCTTCT
It contains:
- the Nup107 gene encoding nuclear pore complex protein Nup107, which translates into the protein MDTMNDSSENLERSVQGFNQENMQLKSFLRLSTKSTTPKRISLQNANHLRKELDDVHQLNDSARMLAKSYNNSKLMKVHDLMDIDSSITLAPHEIRDIMTTSEKNELTLREMMEDSSATGIILKTKEPWREIMSKLYYDFLHSIQMNFSETQIFDTVADFIQNCSDTLDIMRGMQSKVETNEVSEEEISLQNERNTWRLIYCLYQNRINSINFTTAMEDDSEENNTYISEKVVIDNLFKTESYIREYQLIIDWLEKNALDDADKYPTTEQFTDKTLAWENTVRQLLTYKDKDQIPFRSSRPLVSSLDPDAPIREGKPLHDLDREDDARLEKRMFIEVRCGRLQKAQALAEHCGQPWRAACLLGWIPNHDPNYLNPLSDTKLPIEGNPNRSLWKLCAWELCQDKRVGQFYRSIYASLCGNVQQMLQVASSWQDALWAYMKALLDIKVERDMRDLVAKSFTDMPEEYWKNEMYLEDVFKELHASKNPIIRTQSNKPDHLIQKYLILDQIPKLMEEIETMIDTKNCDPHFLRFLGHLIFFFRQIGKNTNDKVGDKVLLSYVRVLIEMDDPILIAFYTAMLPQEAQITNYASYLETIKDYEQRKKCLTAAEDANLNVEAITKLVVERIRSKDVDIDSADLKGAITDADIEKINALDWLIFYRSQREEALWQTNALIRYFLKNERIDAARKAFNKIPADTIESIVAEYPTMEGTLTNLTITNNLSRRASSSIREYLCYKIYLDAQEGFAEWFSHYHHGKPTPLEELPPYATFTEKVAYEHKQAQYNAEMERWKTTMQHHTKAVKQLLYNVLLFPDGGWLVDSNNNGDEPCTPEEISRERQMEKLRELCIPKITLLLHSVMSEMNEHAGCIQLADILASEQYQLYKVFQKGRLREVFKKICESSLVLMDQKKDPWGYPK